In a single window of the Thunnus thynnus chromosome 9, fThuThy2.1, whole genome shotgun sequence genome:
- the tspan17 gene encoding tetraspanin-17, producing the protein MSRKHHHFKGAEVSCCVKYFLFGFNIIFWLLGAAFLGIGLWAWAEKGVLSNLSSITDLGGFDPVWLFIVVGGVMFILGFAGCIGALRENTLLLKFFSVFLGLIFFLELTAGILAFVFKDWIKDQLNFFINNNVKAYRDDIDLQNLIDFAQEYWSCCGAHGPDDWNLNIYFNCTELNPSRERCGVPFSCCVKDPAEDVINTQCGYDVRHQGELDRQKYIYTKGCVGQFEKWLQDNLIIVAGIFVGIALLQIFGICLAQNLVSDVKAVKANW; encoded by the exons ATGAGTagaaaacatcatcattttaaaGGAGCCGAAGTCAGCTGCTGCGTGAAATACTTCTTATTTGGATTCAACATTATATTCTGG ttacTAGGAGCAGCATTCTTGGGCATAGGCCTGTGGGCATGGGCGGAGAAG GGTGTGCTGTCCAATCTGTCATCCATCACGGACCTAGGGGGCTTCGACCCCGTGTGGCTCTTCATTGTCGTAGGAGGGGTCATGTTCATCCTGGGCTTTGCCGGCTGTATTGGAGCACTCAGAGAGAACACTCTACTGCTCAAATTC TTCTCTGTGTTCCTGGGTTTGATCTTCTTCTTGGAGCTAACTGCGGGGATCCTTGCCTTCGTCTTTAAAGACTGGATCAAAGACCAGCTCAACTTCTTCATAAACAATAATGTCAAGGCCTACCGGGATGACATTGACTTGCAGAATCTCATCGACTTTGCCCAGGAATAT TGGTCGTGCTGTGGCGCCCACGGGCCCGATGACTGGAACCTGAATATCTACTTCAACTGCACTGAGCTGAACCCCAGCAGGGAGCGCTGTGGAGTCCCCTTCTCCTGCTGCGTCAAAGACCCTGCG gagGATGTCATCAACACGCAGTGTGGTTATGATGTTCGGCATCAAGGG gagctGGATCGGCAGAAATATATCTACACCAAGGGCTGTGTGGGGCAGTTTGAGAAGTGGCTTCAGGACAACCTGATTATTGTTGCTGGGATCTTCGTTGGTATTGCACTTTTACAG ATTTTTGGCATCTGCCTCGCTCAAAACCTGGTCAGCGATGTCAAAGCTGTCAAAGCCAACTGGTGA